One window of Bacillus alkalicellulosilyticus genomic DNA carries:
- a CDS encoding DUF4352 domain-containing protein, with product MTLGETGLYDTPVGKFDITVHSVKISESEGEHFPISDVFLIFDISLKNNHNEEVNSIDILRSVLFNENETSSGNQFHLDFIEEFPITVSPGETVTGQLIFDHFESSYYELVFGHALPAEDIIWRFNIDEAE from the coding sequence ATTACCCTAGGTGAAACAGGGTTATATGACACACCTGTCGGTAAATTTGATATAACTGTTCACTCTGTAAAGATTTCTGAATCAGAGGGGGAGCATTTTCCGATAAGCGATGTATTTCTTATATTCGATATCTCTTTAAAAAATAACCACAATGAGGAAGTAAACAGTATCGATATTTTAAGGTCAGTCTTATTTAATGAAAACGAAACAAGTAGTGGCAATCAGTTTCATCTGGATTTTATAGAAGAATTCCCTATAACTGTTAGTCCAGGTGAAACGGTCACTGGCCAATTAATTTTTGACCATTTCGAGTCAAGTTATTATGAGTTAGTTTTTGGTCATGCATTGCCTGCTGAAGATATAATTTGGAGATTTAATATAGACGAAGCGGAATAA
- a CDS encoding DUF4352 domain-containing protein gives MKHFKSLYLSIIIMVLLAACAEKNSDQVAGDLSDKETVTPNEDSTSVKVENVSSDKGKAEDAILELGESGIMSNPVGKYEITVKSVRTLDKLGEFDPLMDLFFVFTVSIKNIGDKAILGEEVAVSDLFRDETSRQGSFLHEDIDNFKGEIAPGETVEGEIVFNQAISEDYSLVFGSSLITSNKLTWNFDYEEISK, from the coding sequence TTGAAACATTTTAAAAGTCTATATCTATCTATAATTATTATGGTGCTTTTGGCAGCATGTGCAGAAAAAAATAGTGATCAGGTAGCTGGAGACTTATCGGATAAAGAAACAGTTACCCCAAATGAAGATTCTACAAGTGTAAAAGTAGAGAATGTTTCTTCAGATAAAGGGAAAGCAGAAGATGCCATCTTAGAACTTGGAGAATCGGGTATCATGAGCAATCCAGTTGGAAAATATGAAATCACAGTGAAATCGGTGAGGACGTTAGATAAATTAGGCGAGTTTGACCCATTAATGGATTTATTTTTTGTCTTCACTGTATCTATTAAAAATATAGGTGACAAAGCCATTTTGGGTGAAGAGGTAGCAGTCTCAGATTTATTTAGAGATGAAACTAGTAGACAAGGAAGCTTTCTTCACGAAGACATCGACAATTTTAAAGGTGAAATTGCTCCAGGTGAAACGGTTGAGGGAGAAATAGTATTTAATCAAGCTATTTCCGAAGATTATAGCCTGGTATTCGGTAGTTCGCTCATAACTTCAAATAAACTAACATGGAATTTCGACTATGAAGAAATAAGTAAATAA
- a CDS encoding DUF4352 domain-containing protein yields MEVIGVLKKILYVIVLVVTILLVGACNNEASPAQEVASSQDSETKADKLDSSENRNAILSLGETGIYDTPVGVFDITIHSAQILESAGEVFPHNEVFILLDVTLTNNHSEVVNSIDILRSVIFSFEKTMNESIFHLQLNEKFQETVAPGESVKGQLLFDSFISESYEVIFGYGLPAEDLIWHFKADEAD; encoded by the coding sequence ATGGAGGTGATTGGAGTATTAAAAAAGATTTTATATGTAATTGTACTCGTTGTTACTATTTTATTAGTAGGAGCTTGTAATAATGAAGCAAGTCCTGCACAAGAAGTAGCTAGTAGTCAGGATAGCGAAACGAAGGCTGACAAACTAGATTCATCTGAGAATAGAAATGCAATTTTAAGCTTAGGTGAGACTGGAATCTATGATACTCCTGTAGGGGTTTTTGATATAACAATACACTCCGCACAAATCCTTGAATCAGCGGGAGAAGTATTTCCGCATAATGAAGTGTTTATATTATTGGATGTTACATTAACCAATAATCATTCTGAAGTGGTAAATTCAATCGATATATTGCGCTCAGTTATTTTTAGTTTTGAAAAAACAATGAATGAGAGTATCTTTCACTTACAATTGAACGAAAAATTCCAAGAAACAGTTGCTCCAGGAGAGTCTGTTAAAGGACAATTACTTTTTGATAGCTTTATATCCGAATCTTACGAAGTAATATTCGGTTATGGGTTGCCAGCAGAAGACCTTATCTGGCACTTTAAGGCAGATGAAGCTGACTAA
- a CDS encoding TadE/TadG family type IV pilus assembly protein: MNFRKNEDGGITLEAAIFMPFFILFLIFLIFMIKFAITDIALNRAVSETAKQIATQAYPVHKVIKLGEAGAISYLEGKPHYQDMVEDLSNNRDAIVDELKEALGEDGYQTLISDPINQGVSYVLDTAAIAFLTPIVQLYLEDAHDLGFIDKEKVEVVTPVLFPNLVSDGGNKYVLITAEYDIVLPIPFIEQTYTIRKQAYERAWLGS, translated from the coding sequence TTGAATTTTCGGAAAAATGAAGACGGTGGGATTACGTTAGAAGCTGCCATTTTTATGCCATTCTTTATACTATTTTTAATTTTTCTTATCTTTATGATTAAGTTTGCGATTACCGATATTGCGTTGAATCGTGCAGTATCTGAGACAGCCAAGCAAATTGCGACTCAGGCCTATCCGGTTCATAAGGTGATTAAGCTAGGAGAAGCAGGGGCAATTTCATATTTGGAAGGAAAGCCACATTATCAGGATATGGTTGAAGATCTTAGTAATAATAGGGATGCGATTGTAGACGAGTTAAAAGAAGCATTGGGAGAAGATGGGTACCAAACGTTAATTAGTGACCCTATCAATCAAGGGGTTAGCTATGTGTTGGATACGGCTGCGATTGCCTTTCTTACGCCAATCGTTCAACTGTATTTAGAAGATGCTCATGACCTTGGCTTTATTGATAAAGAAAAGGTGGAGGTTGTTACTCCCGTGTTATTTCCTAATTTGGTTAGTGATGGTGGAAATAAATACGTTTTAATTACGGCTGAATATGACATTGTGCTTCCGATTCCCTTTATTGAACAAACCTATACGATCCGAAAACAAGCGTATGAACGAGCTTGGTTGGGATCATAA
- a CDS encoding A24 family peptidase, which translates to MEYYYILLAILLAIGFYTDVRTSLLPNWLTMSGVVCGLLFHVIMNGISGLLFSLLGMFVSAGILLLLYVFKALGAGDVKLFAAIGAITGMQFSLYALMYSIIFAGMIGLVLLLVRREFVRRMFYACYRIFNSILSRDMKGLDDFKKFESTRFPFMYAVLPGVLLTVYYFL; encoded by the coding sequence GTGGAATATTATTATATTTTATTAGCGATTTTATTAGCAATTGGTTTTTATACCGATGTCCGCACTAGTTTGTTGCCGAATTGGTTAACGATGAGTGGGGTCGTCTGTGGTCTCCTTTTTCATGTGATTATGAATGGGATAAGCGGTCTTTTGTTTTCCTTACTTGGCATGTTCGTTTCAGCGGGAATTTTATTATTATTGTATGTGTTTAAGGCGTTAGGTGCCGGAGATGTGAAACTGTTCGCTGCTATTGGCGCGATAACGGGAATGCAATTTTCATTATATGCACTTATGTATTCTATTATATTTGCTGGAATGATCGGTCTTGTTTTACTACTAGTCCGTCGAGAGTTTGTCAGAAGAATGTTCTATGCTTGTTATCGCATTTTTAATTCTATCTTATCACGAGATATGAAAGGGTTAGATGATTTTAAGAAGTTTGAAAGTACACGGTTTCCGTTTATGTATGCCGTCCTGCCAGGTGTCTTACTTACCGTTTATTATTTTTTGTAA
- a CDS encoding DUF6382 domain-containing protein, whose translation MTQSIYGLTYDFEQQNGNHIVFLGYYHKNIVSQDLAPIQVKMIQANPIPKLLPLEVEEIDFNVKLYYNFTGKRMLSQVLRDTKLTLSQYYELLYQLVSVVDKSKEYMLNEQNYILHPDFIFVDSAVTDVYVTYLPLVKVEEMPVLTNQLKQLVIDLVGHINELQGDGVQQLIQYFNESPCNVSELKKKLAHYKSTASNHVQQNAVRPTPTPVPQPQPTIQELPKPVRTEEKKSPSKKQKKSPAQEVAPSSKQKSVTPKAKSKEVTLQAVGTEEEPKKPKPLVIGLIMVLALLGIWKLYEMMPSEGMLFICSGLSLLAFTMVYFFFYVRVPKRVEQVDVTEQPVTSKPNAVRKKKKAAPIEPVQSPAKVEAPPIPKEDVLQTQQAATSEKEYFASLRDQTTLLHEAGETVVLGHDDQELQQNGPLLEVERNGTVERIYIRQNPFVIGRNPATVQYVEETTGVSRMHIEFVTNEEKVLVKDLGSKNGSKLNHEAMVPYKPYLLSDGDQIVIGKVSYTYKRI comes from the coding sequence GTGACTCAATCGATTTATGGATTGACGTATGATTTTGAACAACAAAATGGCAATCATATCGTTTTTTTAGGTTATTATCACAAGAACATTGTTAGTCAAGACCTTGCGCCAATTCAAGTAAAAATGATCCAAGCGAATCCAATACCTAAGCTATTGCCTCTTGAAGTAGAAGAAATCGATTTTAATGTAAAACTTTATTATAACTTTACTGGAAAACGAATGTTATCACAGGTGTTACGAGATACGAAATTAACGTTGTCACAGTATTATGAATTGTTATATCAGTTGGTGTCGGTTGTCGACAAAAGCAAAGAATATATGTTAAATGAACAAAATTACATCCTGCATCCTGACTTTATTTTTGTGGATTCAGCGGTTACCGATGTGTATGTGACGTATCTTCCGCTTGTAAAGGTTGAGGAAATGCCGGTGCTTACCAACCAACTCAAGCAACTGGTCATTGATTTAGTTGGACATATCAATGAGCTACAGGGAGACGGGGTACAACAGCTTATTCAATATTTTAATGAGTCCCCATGTAATGTGAGTGAGCTTAAAAAGAAATTGGCTCATTACAAGAGCACGGCTTCAAACCATGTACAACAAAACGCGGTACGACCTACACCAACACCAGTGCCTCAGCCACAACCTACGATACAAGAACTTCCAAAGCCAGTTCGTACCGAAGAGAAAAAGTCACCAAGCAAAAAACAAAAGAAATCACCTGCTCAGGAAGTGGCGCCGTCTTCTAAGCAGAAGAGTGTGACACCGAAAGCAAAGTCTAAAGAAGTCACTCTTCAAGCTGTAGGAACAGAAGAAGAACCAAAAAAACCAAAACCATTAGTGATTGGTTTAATTATGGTACTAGCACTGCTTGGGATATGGAAGTTGTATGAAATGATGCCAAGCGAAGGAATGCTCTTTATTTGTAGTGGTCTTAGCTTATTGGCTTTTACAATGGTTTACTTTTTCTTCTATGTTCGAGTACCGAAACGTGTAGAACAAGTTGATGTCACAGAGCAACCAGTCACATCTAAGCCAAATGCGGTTCGTAAAAAGAAGAAAGCAGCACCGATTGAGCCAGTCCAATCACCAGCTAAGGTTGAAGCACCGCCTATTCCAAAAGAGGACGTTCTTCAAACCCAGCAAGCGGCTACATCAGAAAAAGAGTATTTTGCATCGTTACGTGACCAAACGACGTTACTTCATGAAGCTGGCGAGACGGTTGTGTTAGGACATGATGACCAAGAGCTTCAACAAAACGGGCCTTTACTTGAGGTTGAAAGAAATGGAACAGTCGAAAGAATTTACATTCGTCAGAACCCATTTGTCATTGGGAGAAACCCAGCAACGGTTCAATATGTTGAAGAGACGACAGGAGTGTCACGTATGCATATTGAGTTCGTGACAAATGAAGAGAAGGTACTTGTTAAAGATTTAGGGTCCAAAAATGGTAGTAAATTAAATCATGAGGCTATGGTTCCATATAAACCTTATTTGCTTTCTGATGGAGACCAAATCGTAATTGGAAAAGTGTCCTATACCTACAAGAGGATATAA
- a CDS encoding PP2C family protein-serine/threonine phosphatase, translated as MVEHPIQFGLSTHKGTKKEWNEDHMFARRASLATGKEMAIMVVADGMGGYQGGAKASRFVIDAISELWNQRVYDVLQTPDPLHMLSQELNELLHAVNSQLIHMSAVHKMGTTVSILVLYEGYYLVCHVGDCRIYQLRKFKDDTSQKPGELSLETKTLSLDVTETLPMHGKSRQFQQVTEDQSWVQQQVKLGFLNKAEADYHPKRNILLQCLGVESQIVPYLRVGTYEANDLFFLCSDGFYTVFPEDEIERLLLRLLEKPDVNLQQVCEQLICIANEHGTKDNVSVGLVTQPIQTRKRARFFHLFSYIIEQIKGRERKRG; from the coding sequence ATGGTAGAACATCCGATTCAATTTGGTTTGTCTACTCATAAAGGTACTAAAAAAGAATGGAATGAAGACCATATGTTTGCTAGAAGGGCCAGTCTAGCAACGGGTAAAGAGATGGCCATTATGGTAGTGGCTGATGGCATGGGGGGTTATCAAGGCGGAGCAAAAGCTAGTCGTTTTGTTATTGATGCCATCAGTGAATTATGGAACCAACGTGTGTATGACGTATTACAAACGCCAGATCCTCTTCATATGTTAAGCCAAGAGCTCAATGAACTTCTTCATGCCGTTAACTCACAACTTATCCATATGAGTGCGGTCCATAAAATGGGGACAACGGTTTCTATACTTGTGTTATATGAAGGATATTATCTTGTGTGTCATGTTGGTGATTGTAGAATCTATCAACTACGAAAATTCAAAGACGATACGTCGCAAAAACCAGGAGAGCTCTCCCTTGAAACAAAGACGTTATCTTTAGATGTGACAGAAACGCTCCCAATGCATGGGAAATCGCGCCAATTCCAACAAGTCACAGAGGATCAATCTTGGGTTCAGCAACAAGTAAAGCTAGGCTTTTTGAACAAGGCAGAAGCGGACTATCATCCGAAAAGGAATATATTGCTTCAATGCTTAGGAGTAGAAAGTCAAATCGTTCCTTACCTTAGAGTGGGGACATATGAGGCAAATGATTTATTTTTTCTTTGTAGCGACGGATTTTATACCGTTTTTCCAGAGGATGAAATCGAAAGGTTACTCCTTCGCTTACTTGAAAAGCCTGATGTGAATTTACAGCAAGTTTGTGAACAACTCATTTGTATCGCCAATGAACATGGGACAAAAGACAATGTATCAGTAGGGTTAGTAACACAGCCTATCCAGACAAGGAAGCGGGCACGTTTCTTTCATTTATTTTCCTATATTATTGAGCAGATAAAAGGTCGGGAACGGAAGAGAGGATGA
- a CDS encoding PP2C family protein-serine/threonine phosphatase: protein MRVETAQVTDIGTKKKTNQDALLMKTARTPNGLVGLFVVCDGMGGLSQGELASATVIQGMATWFDEQLPLYLKDEAFRERVPALIEDCIRNLHEKIHLYGEAENMKLGTTVTAMFLVYDTYYVAHVGDSRAYCLSNKLTRLTVDQTLVAREIERGNLTEAQAKEHPKRNVLLQCIGASKDIDVVFTTGKVEDGAIYVLCSDGFCNLLSDEELFLHMTTPAVQQEADLTQKITELIDIVKQKQETDNITAMAIKVRL, encoded by the coding sequence ATGAGAGTGGAAACAGCCCAAGTTACGGATATCGGAACAAAGAAAAAAACAAATCAAGATGCTTTATTAATGAAAACCGCAAGAACACCAAATGGTCTGGTTGGATTATTTGTTGTATGTGATGGCATGGGCGGTTTATCCCAAGGAGAATTAGCCAGTGCAACGGTGATACAAGGGATGGCAACGTGGTTTGACGAACAATTGCCACTCTATCTAAAAGATGAGGCGTTTAGAGAGAGGGTTCCTGCGCTTATTGAAGACTGCATCAGAAACTTACATGAGAAAATCCATTTGTACGGTGAAGCTGAAAATATGAAATTAGGTACGACCGTCACTGCGATGTTTCTCGTTTATGATACATATTATGTGGCGCATGTTGGTGACAGCCGAGCCTATTGTCTGAGCAACAAGCTTACGAGGTTAACGGTTGACCAAACGTTAGTAGCAAGGGAAATCGAACGAGGGAATTTAACGGAAGCACAAGCAAAAGAACATCCAAAGCGCAATGTTCTATTGCAGTGCATTGGTGCGTCTAAAGACATTGATGTTGTGTTTACAACAGGTAAGGTTGAGGATGGGGCGATTTATGTTCTTTGTTCTGATGGGTTTTGCAATTTATTATCTGATGAGGAACTTTTTTTGCATATGACGACGCCAGCTGTACAACAGGAAGCTGATTTAACGCAAAAGATTACAGAGTTAATTGATATCGTTAAACAAAAACAGGAAACAGACAACATAACGGCAATGGCTATTAAAGTCAGGCTATAG
- a CDS encoding protein kinase domain-containing protein: MLHIGEVIDNRYEVIKEIGRGGMSVVYLAMDQRLHKFLVIKDIRKRDQSMNKLLLDSLVAEANLLKKLDHAALPKIYDIIDVKGAIYVVMDFIEGESLKEKIKREGVISASLVIDWATQLSDVLDYLHTRKPNPIIYRDMKPDNVMLTPEGKVKLIDFGIAREYKVESSTDTKNLGTELYAAPEQISNKQTDSRSDIYSLGITLYHLVTGKTLNEPPFELKPIRYWDPSLPEGLEHIIEKCTQSQPDLRYQSCEELRYDLVNIKKLTKEYRKKMKKSLTLFLIPFLLFIGFTTTSVVGYTGIKEEQFQDYMNIINQSNRYVLDGNPTQAIELLEYAITNVDRRRAEAYLNMLDIYSSQNEIDTGLAKIQSYMNDGYGRIHRNDEILFKIAMTYFDDKRDYAAALRHFDQINEKNIPDVTYYKTLATMMGSMNIDYSQFSERLLEFKEYNDSLPNSSKRIDNYNTLANIYSSYKGQIEGANTYTIEIVSTAFELLETLGDEQLFFRYELDFEHKLAQAYHSRAINANDQTEAREDYMKAIDHYYQLIELDVANLEDVMVRIGVIYQNMGEYSQAIEQFERTITQYPDSLDAYVRLVNLLLDIEQSKSEGNRNFNRAVQTYKKASRITDASQEETFSRVTRRLTNLNLLER; this comes from the coding sequence TTGCTACATATTGGAGAAGTAATAGACAACCGCTATGAGGTAATCAAGGAAATCGGTCGAGGTGGTATGAGTGTCGTTTATTTAGCGATGGACCAGCGTTTGCATAAGTTTCTTGTCATCAAAGATATACGCAAACGAGATCAATCGATGAACAAACTTTTGCTCGACAGTCTTGTTGCTGAAGCGAATCTACTTAAAAAGCTAGACCATGCGGCGTTACCGAAGATTTATGACATTATTGATGTGAAGGGTGCCATTTATGTCGTTATGGATTTTATTGAAGGTGAATCGTTAAAAGAGAAAATAAAGCGGGAAGGTGTAATTTCCGCGTCTCTTGTAATTGATTGGGCCACACAACTTAGCGATGTACTGGATTATTTGCACACAAGAAAGCCAAACCCCATTATTTACCGAGACATGAAACCAGATAACGTTATGCTTACTCCTGAAGGAAAAGTGAAGTTAATTGATTTTGGTATTGCACGGGAATACAAGGTTGAAAGTTCAACAGATACCAAAAACTTAGGAACAGAGTTATACGCAGCACCAGAGCAAATATCCAATAAGCAAACAGATAGTCGCTCAGATATTTATAGCTTGGGAATCACACTATATCATCTTGTTACTGGAAAAACGTTAAATGAACCCCCGTTTGAATTAAAACCTATTCGCTACTGGGATCCTAGCTTACCTGAAGGATTAGAACATATCATCGAAAAGTGTACACAGTCTCAACCGGACCTTCGATACCAAAGCTGTGAAGAGTTACGGTATGACCTTGTCAATATCAAAAAACTGACAAAAGAATATCGGAAAAAAATGAAAAAAAGCTTAACGTTATTTTTAATTCCTTTTCTTTTATTTATTGGTTTTACAACGACTTCAGTTGTCGGGTATACCGGCATAAAAGAAGAGCAATTTCAAGATTATATGAACATTATTAATCAATCGAATCGCTATGTCCTCGATGGTAATCCAACACAGGCGATTGAGTTGCTTGAATATGCGATTACAAACGTGGATAGAAGACGAGCGGAAGCCTACTTAAATATGCTTGATATATATAGCAGTCAAAACGAAATCGATACGGGCTTAGCGAAAATTCAAAGTTATATGAATGACGGCTATGGAAGAATCCACCGCAACGATGAAATCCTGTTTAAAATCGCTATGACCTATTTTGATGATAAAAGAGATTATGCTGCCGCCCTGCGCCATTTCGACCAAATCAATGAAAAGAATATACCCGATGTTACTTATTATAAAACGTTAGCAACGATGATGGGCAGTATGAATATTGATTACTCACAGTTTTCAGAAAGGTTGCTTGAGTTTAAAGAATATAATGACAGCTTACCAAATAGCAGCAAGCGTATCGATAACTACAATACGTTAGCTAACATTTATAGCTCTTATAAAGGTCAAATTGAAGGGGCAAATACATACACGATTGAAATCGTATCAACCGCATTTGAGCTGTTAGAAACGCTTGGGGATGAGCAATTATTTTTTCGTTATGAATTAGATTTTGAACATAAACTAGCACAAGCCTATCATAGCCGAGCAATCAATGCCAATGACCAGACCGAAGCAAGAGAAGATTACATGAAAGCGATTGATCATTATTATCAATTAATAGAACTTGATGTAGCAAACTTAGAAGATGTTATGGTCAGAATCGGTGTCATCTATCAGAACATGGGAGAGTACTCTCAAGCGATTGAACAATTTGAACGTACAATTACTCAATATCCTGATAGTTTAGATGCCTATGTCCGATTAGTAAATCTATTACTTGATATTGAACAAAGTAAGTCTGAAGGCAATCGAAACTTTAATAGAGCCGTTCAAACGTATAAAAAAGCAAGTCGCATCACAGATGCAAGTCAAGAAGAAACGTTTAGCCGTGTTACAAGAAGATTGACGAATTTAAATCTACTAGAGAGATAA